TGTTAATCAGGCGTTGGAAGAAATGGACGACTTAATCGATGAGTTTCGTCGGACTTTTCCCAACGAAGCGCAGTCTTTTTAAGTTAAAATTAAAATATTGAATTTTCAATACCAAAAAGCGCCAAAATAGAACTGACTACTAGGTTGATTGGCGCTTGGTCAAGTCGCTTGTGTTGCCCTTAGCTGCTAGATAAATTTTCTACTATTTAATATTACGATTGCCGATCTCGCGTACCAAAGCAATTAATTCTGGAGTAGAGGTATCTTTTCGGCAAAAAGCATCCATATTGTTAAGTTGGTTGCTTTCGCGTAGTTTTGGTTCCTCTAAAGATGAGTACGCAATAATTTGAGTACCTGGAGCAATATCTTTAATTTGGTTAGAAGCACTCAAGCCATCCATGACTGGCATTTGCAAGTCAAGAATGATTACGTCAGGATGATGGCGTTGTACCATTTCCACCGCCTCTAAGCCATTGCTTGCTAAACCAACTAACTCAATATTTTCTTGATTCGCTAATGCTAACTTGAGACTAAAGCGGGTTAGCTCGTGGTCATCAGCTATTAAAACGCGTAAGGTACTAGACTGACAAGACAAGGGTAACATCCAATAATAATGAGTAGCGATTTGTTAAATGTTTAGTTTAGTTTATGACATAGTTAACGCTACTTCACTCTATCTGCTGGGTGAATCGTCTTGCAGCAGTGATTACAAATATTGCAGTTGTTAATTAGTAAAATTTATTGAGGTAAAGTTTGGTAAAGAAAGATCTAATATTAAGTCCGGTTGATGAGTAATGATAAAAATGGTTGCTAGTGACTAGTAATTCGCCACAAAGATAAGGTTAGTTAACCGAAGATGATATAAGACGACAGAAGTTTCAGACTTGATGAAAGAGAACTCACCCCCCAACCCCTAAGTTTGGGGAACTTTAAAAAGCTTAATTTTTACTAGGATTGAGGAGCAATAGCTCTGAGTGGGGTTTATCGTGTTGTCGCAACTGGCGTGGACAGAAGAGGGCTAGTCAATGTTTGTACAACCGTTCTATTCTTTTGTTAATCCTGCATCAAGTGCCAGTTGCATTAAGATATTTTGGGAGCTTGCTTCTAGGCTATCTTCTGTTGGTTTTCTTTGAATGTAACTGCCATCTGGTTGCAAATCCCAAGCTTGACGGTTATCTGCCAGCAAAATTCCTAAGATTTCCTGAAGATCTTTCGCAATTTTTGGATCAGCCACTGGGGTAATTGCTTCAACGCGGCGATCTAGGTTGCGTGGCATCCAATCAGCACTGCCAATAAAAATTTCTTCTTGACCATTGTTGTCAAAGTAAAAGATGCGCGAGTGTTCTAAAAAGCGTCCCACAATACTGATTACGCGGATATTTTCACTAATATCTTTGAGTCCAGGACGCAAGCAGCATATACCACGAATAATTAAATCAATTTGCACTCCTGCTTGTGATGCTTCATAAAGCGTGGCAATAATTTGCGGGTCTACTAGCGAATTCATCTTAGCAACGATGCGACCAGTTGCGCCGTTGTGACAGTGTTCAATTTCACGACGAATCAAAGCAAGAAAGCGATCGCGCATATTTACAGGTGCAACTAGCAGCTGACGATAAGACTTTTGGCGCGAGTATCCTGTCAAGTAGTTAAATAAGTCGGTTAAGTCTGCGCCTAGTTCTTCACGACAGCTAAACAG
The sequence above is a segment of the Chroogloeocystis siderophila 5.2 s.c.1 genome. Coding sequences within it:
- a CDS encoding response regulator produces the protein MLPLSCQSSTLRVLIADDHELTRFSLKLALANQENIELVGLASNGLEAVEMVQRHHPDVIILDLQMPVMDGLSASNQIKDIAPGTQIIAYSSLEEPKLRESNQLNNMDAFCRKDTSTPELIALVREIGNRNIK